The following nucleotide sequence is from Sphingomonas swuensis.
CATCGGTCTCGATTTCTCCCTGACTTAGCTGAACGGGAGCGAACGGGGCGGTTCAGGACGGCGACAGTGCACATGGCCGACAAGGGCTCCAACGACAAAGGAGCCAGGCTCATGTTCAATAAGTCCATCATCGCCGCAACCGCTCTCTCGCTGGCCGCGATCCCGGGCGCAGCGAGCGCCCAATATTATCCCAGCCAGCCTTATTATGGCGGCGGGTACAATGGTCAGGCCTATTACGGTCAGAACCGCTGCTCGGGCACGACCGGGACCGTCATTGGCGGTGTCGCCGGCGCGGTCGTCGGAAGCAAGATCGCGGGCAGCCGCCAGCGCTATGACTATTACGGCAATCGCCGCGGCGGCAGCAATGCGACCGGCGCGATCATCGGCGGCGCGGTCGGTGCGCTTCTCGGCCGCAAGGTCGACAAGGACTCGTGCAAGAGCCGCAACCGCTACAATGGCTACAACAACTACGGTTATCGCTACTAAGCGCTGACCAGCCACGCTCAGGGCCGCCGGGACCACTCGGCGGCCCTTTTTCGTTTGGGGTGGGACCAAGCGGCGGTATAGGCCGCTGCTGTTCCTCACTGGGAGTGTCGAAGAGTGTTCAAGGGTCTGTCGCCAGTCATGTATCGCGGCCGCGAGGTCTGGCCGCTGGTCGAGGGCGGCAAGGGTGTGTCCGCGACCAATCACATGAGCTCGGGCGCCTGGGCTGCTGCGGGCGGGATCGGCACTGTAAGTGCGGTCAACGCCGACAGCTACGATCCAGAAGGACGGATCATCCCGCAGGTCTACAATGGCATGACCCGCCGCGAACGGCATGACGAACTGATCCGTTATGCGATCGAAGGTGCGGTGACCCAGGTCAAGAAGGCCTACGAGGTCGCCAGCGGACGCGGCGCGATCAATATCAACGTGTTGTGGGAGATGGGCGGTGCTCCGACCATCCTGCACGGCGTGCTCGAGCGCACCAAGGGGCTGGTTGCCGGAGTCACCTGCGGTGCGGGCATGCCCTACAAGCTGTCCGAGATCGCCGCTCAGTACAACGTTTCCTACCTTCCGATCGTCAGCTCGGGGCGCGCATTTCGCGCCCTCTGGAAGCGCGCCTACAGCAAGGTTTCGGAGCTGCTCAGCGCGGTGGTCTACGAGGACCCCTGGCTCGCGGGAGGGCACAACGGCCTCTCCAATGCCGAAGATCCCCGCGCGCCGCAGGATCCCTATCCGAGGGTGAAGGAATTGCGCGCGGTGATGCGCGAGGGCGGGATCAGCGACGACGTGCCGATCGTCATGGCCGGCGGCGTGTGGCGGCTCGACGAATGGGAAGAGTGGATCGACAATCCCGAGCTCGGCGCGATCATGTTCCAGTTCGGAACTCGTCCGCTGCTGACCCAGGAGAGCCCGATTCCGGCCGAATGGAAGGCCCGGCTGATGACACTGGAGGAGGGCGACGTCCTGCTCCACAAGTTCAGCCCCACCGGCTTCTACTCTTCGGCGGTGCGCAATCCTTTCCTGCGCTGGCTCGAAGCCCGCTCGCAGCGCCAGATCGCCTTCACCAAGGAGCAAATCGGCGATCACGCCTTCGAACTCGACGTGGGGATCGGCACCAAGAAGAATTACTGGGTCACCAAGGGCGACCTCCAGCACGCGCGCGAGTGGTATGGCGCGGGTTTCACACAGGCGATGAAGACACCCGACGACACGCTGGTGTTCGTCACCCCCGAGGACGAGAAGATCATCCGCAAGGATCAGGCCGACTGCATGGGCTGCCTTTCTCAGTGCAGCTTCTCGAGCTGGGCGGACAATGAGAAGAATTCGTCGGGCCGCCTCGCCGATCCGCGCAGCTTCTGCATTCAGAAGACGCTCCAGGACATCGCGCATGGTGGACCAGTCGAGCAGAACCTGATGTTCGCCGGGCACGCCGCTTTCCGCTTCAAGACCGATCCCTTCTACTCGAACGGCTTCGTTCCGACGGTGAAGCAGCTCGTGGACCGGATTCGGACGGGGGCCTGATGAAGCGGCTGCTCGGCTTCCTGTTTCTTGGCGCGGCGTCGGTTGCGACTGCGCAGGACCGTCCGGTGCCCTACTGGGCATCGCTCGCCAGCGGCGAAGCGATGATGCGCACTGGTCCGGCGCGGAGCTATCCGGGTGTGTGGCTCTACAAGCGGCGCGATCTTCCGGTGCGCGTGCTCAAGCGGTTCGAAAGCTGGCGCCTGATCGAGGACAGCGAAGGCGCGCGCGGCTGGATGCTGAGCACGATGCTGAGCGATCGTCGCACTGCTCTTGTCGCCGCGGGCTCGCCGCGTGAGGTCCGGGCCAAGGCCGAGGAGGGCAGCCGGGTCCGCTATCTCGTCGAGCCGGGTGCCGTTGGACGGGTCGACGACTGCGGGTCGGGCTGGTGCCATATCAGCTTCGGCGACCGCGATGGCCACATCAAGATCAGCGATCTGTGGGGCGTCGCCCCGGGCGAGAGCTTCGACGACTAGCCTGTCAAGAACGCTTGACATGTAAAGAGTGTTTGACATACCCATGGTTCATGGAGAACCGGGTCAAACATTGGCGTGAACAGGTCGGATGGTCGCAGGGCGAGCTTGCCCGCAGACTTGGCGTTTCGCGCCAGACCGTGAACGCGGTCGAGACCGACAAATATGACCCGAGCCTCCCGCTGGCACTGCGCCTGGCCAAGCTGTTCGCCGTTCAGGTTGACCAGCTCTTTCTCGATCCATGGGAGCCTCAGGAATGATTGCGCACACTGATACCGCCGCTGCCCCGCGCAAGACCGGCAAGGTCGTTCTGCAGACGCTGCTCGGTGCCGTGACCGGTGGCCTCGCGATGAGTGCCATCCTCTGGGGGCTGCACGACCAGGAAGGCTTGCTAGACGATCCCGCGCGAATGGCGGCGCTCGGCACTGCCATGATCTACGGGTTGATGGCCCTTGTGGTTGGTCTGGGCTCGGCGGCGCCGCGGGTTGGCGCGCAGGCGCTCAACGTCGAGGACGCCGACGAATTGATCGAGCAGCGTCCCGATCTCCTGATCGGAGCCGCGAGCTTCCTCCTTGTCGCCGTCCTTCTCGGTGCGCTCGCATTGGCCGATGGCGGCGGCGTGGTCGGGATCCTCGCTCCCAAGACGGCTGGCCTCATTGCCGCAATCTGCGCGATCTCACTCACGATCATGACCGTCGCATACCGCAATCGCGGCGACGAGCTCATGCGCCGCGTGTCACTCGAGGCAGGAAGCTGGGCCCTGGCCTTCGTCTGCCTGCTGTTCGGCGGCTGGGCGACGCTCGCCCACTTGGGCCTCGCCGCACCATTCTCGCCTTTGCTGTTTGTTGCCGGGGTCTTCGCCCTCTACCTGCTCGCCGTCTTCGTGGCGGCAGGCCTGCGCGGCATGATGAAGCCGCGCTAGACCAGCTCGACCGCGACCGCCGTCGCCTCGCCGCCCCCGATGCAGAGCGAGGCGACACCGCGCTTGAGGCCCTTCTGCTTCAGTGCGTTCAGCAGGGTGACGATGATGCGGGTACCGCTGGCGCCGATCGGATGGCCCAGCGCGGTGGCCCCGCCGTGCACGTTGATCTTGTCGTGGCCGATACCAAGGTCCTTCATCGCGAACATGGCGACACAGGCGAAGGCCTCATTCACTTCGAACAGGTCGACCTCGCCGATGCTCCAGCCGGCCTTGTCGAGGACCTTGTGGATCGCGCCGACCGGAGCGATCGTGAACTCGGCCGGAGCCTGCGCATGGGCGGCGGTGGCGACGATCCGGGCGACCGGATTCACGCCCTTGGCTATCGCATCCGACTCGCGGGCAAGGACCACGGCGGCAGCGCCATCCGAAATGGAAGAGCTAGTCGCCGCGGTGATCGTGCCTTCCTTGTCGAAGGCAGGCTTGAGCTGCGGAATCTTGTCGGGGCGACCACGGCCCGGTGCCTCGTCGGTGTCCACCAGGGTTTCGCCACTCCGGCCCTTGATCGTGACCGGCACGATCTCGTCGGCGAAACCGCCGCCGTCGATTGCAGCCTTGGCGCGATTGAGACTCTCGATCGCATAGTCGTCCATCGACTGGCGCGTGAGCTGATAGTCGTTGGCAGTCGACTGGGCGAAGCTGCCCATCGCGCGGCCCTCCTCATAGGCGTCTTCAAGCCCGTCGAGGAACATGTGATCGTAGATCTTGTCGTGGCCGATCCGCGCGCCGCTGCGGTGCTTCTTGAGCAGATAGGGCGCGTTGGTCATGCTCTCCATCCCGCCCGCGACGATGACGTCGGCGTTGCCGGTGAGGATCGCCTCGGCGCCCATGATCACCGTCTGCATGCCCGAACCGCAGACCTTGTTGACGGTGGTCGCTTGGACGCTGGTCGGAAGTCCCGCCTTGATCGCCGCCTGACGTGCGGGCGCCTGGCCGAGACCAGCCGGAAGCACGCAGCCCATGTAGATGCGGTCGATGTCCTCGCCAGAGACGCCAGCCCGCTCCACCGCCGCCTTGACCGCTGTCGCGCCGAGATCGGTCGCGCTGGCATCGGCGAGGGCGCCTTGCATCGCACCCATCGGCGTACGGGCATAGGAAAGGATGACGACGGGATCGGCAGTGGCCATGAGACGGGCTCCGGTGGAAGAATGTTGCACTGCAATAAGCATTCCGCCCGCCTTGTCCAAGTCTCGGCCGCTCTGCTAGCGCGATGTCATGTCCTTACCCACGCTCGACTTCGACCTCGGCGAGATGGCCGACACCATCCGCGACTCCACCCAGCGCTTCGCGACGGACCGCATCCAGCCGCTCGCGGCGGAGATCGACCAAAGCGATCGCTTCCCGATCGAGCTGTGGCCAGAGATGGGGGCGCTCGGCCTCCACGGGATCACTGTGGAAGAGGAGTGGGGCGGGCTCGGTCTTGGATATCTCGAGCATGTCGTCGCGCAGGAGGAAGTCGCCCGCGCCTCGGCCTCGGTAGGCCTCAGCTATGGCGCTCACTCCAATCTCTGCGTCAATCAGATCCGTCGATGGGCGAATGACGAACAGAAGCGCAAATATCTTCCCGGGCTGATCGATGGAAGCCAGGTTGGCGCGCTGGCGATGAGCGAGGTCGGAGCGGGCTCCGACGTCGTGTCGATGAAGCTCAAGGCCGAAAAGAGCGGCAACGGCTACCGCCTCAACGGAACCAAGTTCTGGATCACCAACGGTGCCTATGCCGACGTACTGGTGGTCTATGCCAAGACCGCACCCGATGCTGGCAGCCGCGGGATCACGACCTTCCTGATCGAGAAGGGCATGGAGGGTTTCTCCATCGGCCAGAAGATCGACAAGGTCGGCATGCGCGGTTCGCCGACCAGCGAGCTGGTATTCGACGACTGCTTCGTTCCCGCCGAGAATATCATGGGTCCGGAGAATGGCGGCGTCGGCGTGCTGATGAGCGGCCTCGACTATGAGCGCACGGTGCTTGCCGGAATCCAGCTCGGCATCATGCAGGCTTGCCTCGACGTGGTCATTCCCTACGTCCGTGAGCGCAAGCAGTTCGGAAAGCCGATCGGAGCCCAGCAGCTGATGCAGGCCAAGATCGCCGACATGTATGTCGCGCTCAACTCCGCCCGCGCCTATGTCTATCAGGTCGCCAAGGCGTGTGACTCCGGCAAGACCACCCGGTTCGATGCGGCCGGTGCGATTTTGCTTGCGAGCGAAAGCGCGTTCAAGGTCGCAGGCGAGGCGGTGCAGGCGCTCGGCGGCGCGGGGTACACGAAGGACTGGCCAGTCGAGCGCTTCATGCGCGATGCCAAGCTGCTCGATATCGGCGCGGGCACCAATGAAATTCGCCGAATGCTGATCGGGCGCGAGCTGATCGGCGCCTGACCCCGCTTGTCCTCAAGCCGAACTCACATCAGCGTCCACCTTTCACGAAGAACATGTCATGGTGAAGAGGTGGCCGCTGATGTGAATTTGGGGGAGGGTGGCGCCTAGCGCGCGCCCTGCTTGCCTACGGCCTTCTCGTAGGCGTGCAGGACCTTGTCGCAGGCGGAGCGAACCACGGCGTCCACCCCGGCACCCTCCGCAGATGCGGCGACCGGTCCGAGGTTTTCCGGCCTGACCTCGATCGAGCAGCGATATTCGGGATTGCTCGAGCGACTCTCGCGGACATGCGCGATGTGAACCTGAGCGCTGGTGACCTTGCCGTCGAGTCGGCCGAGCCGATGACTGACGATGCCTTCCACCTGCTCCTGGCTGGCTTCATTTTCCGCGACCTGGTTGTCGCGGTTGAAGTCGATGAACACGCTCGTCTCCTTGGTTGCTACATTCAAGGAGAGAACGTCCGCGCGGACTCGCCAGTTGCGCCTCACTTGCCGGCGAAGAGGAAGCCCACCGCAGCCATGATGCAGGCGAACGCAGCCAGGTGCCTCCAGTGCAACGGCTCTCCGAGCACGGTTACCATGAAACCGCCAAAGACGATCAGCGTGATCGCCTCCTGCGCAATCTTGAGCTGCGCACCGGTCCAGCCGTTGGCGTAGCCGATCCGGTTTGCCGGAACAGCAAAGCAGTATTCGACGAGCGCGATGCTCCAGCTAATGAAGATCACCAGCAGCAGCGGTTTGCTCATCCCGCCTTTCAGGTGCCAGTACCAGGCGGCGGTCATGAAGATGTTCGAGCAGATGAGCAGCAGGATCGTCGGCATGGCGACCTGCTAGCTCATCCGCTTGGGTCAGGGGAGAGGCCTACCAGACCTTCACGCGCTGCTCTGGGGCGAGGTAAAGCTTGTCGCCCGGTTTGACGTCGAAGGCCTTGTACCAGGCATCGAGGTTGCGGACGGTCAGCGCACGATATTCGTCGGGCGCGTGGCCATTTGTCGCGATCTGGCTGCGCAACGCTTCCTCACGGCTCTTATCCGCCCAGGCTTGAGCATAGGCGATGAAGAAGCGCTGGTCGCCGGTGAAGCCGTCGATCACCGGCGCTTCCTTGCCGCCAAGGCTGGCGCGATAGGCGTCATAGGCGGCCGAGAGACCGGCGACATCGGCGATGTTCTCGCCGAGGGTCTGTTCGCCCTTCACGTTGACGCCAGGGAAGGGACTGTAGGCGTCGAACTGGGCGGCGAGAGCCTTGCCCGACTGCTGAAAGCGGCTGAGATCCGCAGGGGTCCACCAGTTGCGCAGGCGGCCCGTGCTGTCGAACATCGCACCGTTGTTGTCGAAGCTGTGGCTGATCTCGTGGCCGATGACCGCTCCGATTGCGCCATAGTTGTAGGCCGCGTCTGCCTTTGGATCGTAGAACGGCCGGACAAGGATCGCAGCAGGGAAGTTCAATGCATTCTGCACCGGCAGGTTGACCGCGTTCACCAGCTGCGGGGGCATCCACCACTCGGCCCGGTTCATCGGCTTGCCGAGCTTGGCGAGCTGGTGGCGATACTCCGCCGCATCGGCTGCCGACTGATTGGCGTAGGCATTGGTCGGACTAATCTGCACGGCCGAATAGTCGCGCCAACTGTCGGGATAGCCGACGCCGACGACGATCGTCTCGACCTTCTTCAGTGCTTCCGCCTTGGTTGTCGGTGCCATCCAGTCGAGCGCTTCCACGCGCTTGGCGAAGGCGGACTTGATCCCGCTAACCATGGACTGAATTGCGGCCTTGTTCTCAGCCGGGAAATATTGCGCGACATAGGCCTTGCCGACCGCGTCCTGAAGCGCGTTGCTCGTGGCGTTCAGCGCCAGCAGGTCGCGGCTGCGCTGCTGAGGAGTGCCGGCGAGCGCCGTGCCGAAGAAGGCGAAGCGCGCGTCGCGGATGGGAGCCGGCAGCACCGCGCCATGTTCGTTGAGCGTGTGGAAGGCGAGCCAGTCCTTCCAGGCATCGAGCGGCTGACTTCCTACCAGCGCAGCGAGGCGCGGAATGGCGGCATTGTGGTAGGCCTCGAAGCGCGGCACCCCGCCAAGCTGAGCGGCGTCGAGCAGTGCCGGCCAGTCGATACCGGGCGCGTTCTTCTCCAGCTCTGCCCGGCTCCAGACGGTCGCACCCTTGGTGAAGTCGTTGCTTTCCGCAATTGTTGAATGAGCGCGCGCGATCTGCGTCTCCAGCGCCATCACCCGGCTTGCGGCCGCGGATGGATCGGGATTGCCCGCGGCGCGGAGTACGGTCTCGATGTAAGTGCGATACTTGTCGCGAAGGCCGGCCATCTTGGCGTCGGCCGAAAGATAGTACTCGCGGTCAGGCATGCCGAGCCCGCCCTGGAGAATGTAGGGGAGGGTCTCACCCGGTGTGGCAAGGCCTTGAGTGACGAAGAGCCCAAACAGGTGGTCGGTATTGAAGTTGGTGCTGTTCAGAGGATCGACGTCGGCCCGAATGCTGCGGCCGATGGCGGCGCTAAGCGCGCGCTTGTCGGCAATGGCGGAGATGGCATCGAGATCGGCCTTGGCCGGCGCCATTCCGGCGCGGTCGATCGCCGCCGTATCGAGATAGGCACGGTAGTAGTTGGCGATCCGGCCTTCGTTCGTATCCGCCGCAGGATTGGCCTTGAGGAGCTTGTCGAACAGCTGCACACTGTTCCGCTCTCGCTCCTGATCGGCGATGAGGAAGGCGCCGATCGAGCTGCGATCGGCGGGAATCTCGGTCCGCTTG
It contains:
- a CDS encoding NAD(P)H-dependent flavin oxidoreductase, which produces MFKGLSPVMYRGREVWPLVEGGKGVSATNHMSSGAWAAAGGIGTVSAVNADSYDPEGRIIPQVYNGMTRRERHDELIRYAIEGAVTQVKKAYEVASGRGAININVLWEMGGAPTILHGVLERTKGLVAGVTCGAGMPYKLSEIAAQYNVSYLPIVSSGRAFRALWKRAYSKVSELLSAVVYEDPWLAGGHNGLSNAEDPRAPQDPYPRVKELRAVMREGGISDDVPIVMAGGVWRLDEWEEWIDNPELGAIMFQFGTRPLLTQESPIPAEWKARLMTLEEGDVLLHKFSPTGFYSSAVRNPFLRWLEARSQRQIAFTKEQIGDHAFELDVGIGTKKNYWVTKGDLQHAREWYGAGFTQAMKTPDDTLVFVTPEDEKIIRKDQADCMGCLSQCSFSSWADNEKNSSGRLADPRSFCIQKTLQDIAHGGPVEQNLMFAGHAAFRFKTDPFYSNGFVPTVKQLVDRIRTGA
- a CDS encoding acetyl-CoA C-acyltransferase, with translation MATADPVVILSYARTPMGAMQGALADASATDLGATAVKAAVERAGVSGEDIDRIYMGCVLPAGLGQAPARQAAIKAGLPTSVQATTVNKVCGSGMQTVIMGAEAILTGNADVIVAGGMESMTNAPYLLKKHRSGARIGHDKIYDHMFLDGLEDAYEEGRAMGSFAQSTANDYQLTRQSMDDYAIESLNRAKAAIDGGGFADEIVPVTIKGRSGETLVDTDEAPGRGRPDKIPQLKPAFDKEGTITAATSSSISDGAAAVVLARESDAIAKGVNPVARIVATAAHAQAPAEFTIAPVGAIHKVLDKAGWSIGEVDLFEVNEAFACVAMFAMKDLGIGHDKINVHGGATALGHPIGASGTRIIVTLLNALKQKGLKRGVASLCIGGGEATAVAVELV
- a CDS encoding M13 family metallopeptidase, giving the protein MIRSPLLLAASALTLSLPLGACRGEGDDARVEASAAGTSLGIDATALDKSVKPGDDFFAYANGNWVKRTEIPADRSSIGAFLIADQERERNSVQLFDKLLKANPAADTNEGRIANYYRAYLDTAAIDRAGMAPAKADLDAISAIADKRALSAAIGRSIRADVDPLNSTNFNTDHLFGLFVTQGLATPGETLPYILQGGLGMPDREYYLSADAKMAGLRDKYRTYIETVLRAAGNPDPSAAASRVMALETQIARAHSTIAESNDFTKGATVWSRAELEKNAPGIDWPALLDAAQLGGVPRFEAYHNAAIPRLAALVGSQPLDAWKDWLAFHTLNEHGAVLPAPIRDARFAFFGTALAGTPQQRSRDLLALNATSNALQDAVGKAYVAQYFPAENKAAIQSMVSGIKSAFAKRVEALDWMAPTTKAEALKKVETIVVGVGYPDSWRDYSAVQISPTNAYANQSAADAAEYRHQLAKLGKPMNRAEWWMPPQLVNAVNLPVQNALNFPAAILVRPFYDPKADAAYNYGAIGAVIGHEISHSFDNNGAMFDSTGRLRNWWTPADLSRFQQSGKALAAQFDAYSPFPGVNVKGEQTLGENIADVAGLSAAYDAYRASLGGKEAPVIDGFTGDQRFFIAYAQAWADKSREEALRSQIATNGHAPDEYRALTVRNLDAWYKAFDVKPGDKLYLAPEQRVKVW
- a CDS encoding DMT family protein; the encoded protein is MPTILLLICSNIFMTAAWYWHLKGGMSKPLLLVIFISWSIALVEYCFAVPANRIGYANGWTGAQLKIAQEAITLIVFGGFMVTVLGEPLHWRHLAAFACIMAAVGFLFAGK
- a CDS encoding acyl-CoA dehydrogenase family protein encodes the protein MSLPTLDFDLGEMADTIRDSTQRFATDRIQPLAAEIDQSDRFPIELWPEMGALGLHGITVEEEWGGLGLGYLEHVVAQEEVARASASVGLSYGAHSNLCVNQIRRWANDEQKRKYLPGLIDGSQVGALAMSEVGAGSDVVSMKLKAEKSGNGYRLNGTKFWITNGAYADVLVVYAKTAPDAGSRGITTFLIEKGMEGFSIGQKIDKVGMRGSPTSELVFDDCFVPAENIMGPENGGVGVLMSGLDYERTVLAGIQLGIMQACLDVVIPYVRERKQFGKPIGAQQLMQAKIADMYVALNSARAYVYQVAKACDSGKTTRFDAAGAILLASESAFKVAGEAVQALGGAGYTKDWPVERFMRDAKLLDIGAGTNEIRRMLIGRELIGA
- a CDS encoding helix-turn-helix transcriptional regulator yields the protein MENRVKHWREQVGWSQGELARRLGVSRQTVNAVETDKYDPSLPLALRLAKLFAVQVDQLFLDPWEPQE
- a CDS encoding glycine zipper 2TM domain-containing protein: MFNKSIIAATALSLAAIPGAASAQYYPSQPYYGGGYNGQAYYGQNRCSGTTGTVIGGVAGAVVGSKIAGSRQRYDYYGNRRGGSNATGAIIGGAVGALLGRKVDKDSCKSRNRYNGYNNYGYRY
- a CDS encoding SH3 domain-containing protein, producing the protein MKRLLGFLFLGAASVATAQDRPVPYWASLASGEAMMRTGPARSYPGVWLYKRRDLPVRVLKRFESWRLIEDSEGARGWMLSTMLSDRRTALVAAGSPREVRAKAEEGSRVRYLVEPGAVGRVDDCGSGWCHISFGDRDGHIKISDLWGVAPGESFDD